Sequence from the Piscinibacter sp. HJYY11 genome:
GGTCGATGACAGGGGGCAGGCCGCGCAGGAGGTCGGTGGCAGCGGTGGAAGAGACGGTCGGGGAGACGGGCATGGGCCCGTCAGTCTGCCAGAGCGCCCAGCGCGGCCAGCCGGGGCAGTGCGGCCTCGGCATTGCGCCAGGTGATGTCGGCCGCCTGGGCAAGCGTCCAGCCGCGCAACTCGGCCAGCGACTGCGCGATGCGCGGCAGCTGCGCCGGCTCGTTGCGCGAGGTTTCGCCCGCGTTCCGCGCGGCAGCGGTCTTGTAGAGCCAGTGCGGCGGGATGTCGGGGGCATCGGTCTCCAGCACGATGCTGCCCTCAGGCACCTGCGCGGCGAGGCGGCGGATCTGCAGGGCGCGGTCGAAGGTCATCGCGCCGCCGAAGCCCAGCTTGAAACCCAGCTCGATGAACACCTGCGCCTGCTGGTCGCTGCCGTTGAAGGCATGGGCGATGCCACGCACCGGAATGCGGCGCAGGTGCTTGAGCAGGGCGTCGGCCGAGCGCCGCACGTGCAGCAGCACCGGCAGGCCGGCGGCATGGGCGAGCTTCAGCTGCTCCCCATAGAAATGCTGCGCCTTGGCCTGGTCGAGCCCGGGCACGAAATGGTCGAGCCCGATCTCGCCCACCGCCACCAGGCGCGGGTCGTCACGGTGCTGGTGCAGCGCATCACGCAGGGCGGCGAGGTCGGATTCCGCGGCATCGTTCACGCACAGGGGGTGGATGCCGAGCGCATAAGCAAGGCCATGGCGGTGGGCCAGGCGGCGCACGGTGTCGAAGTTCGACACCGCGACCGCGGGCAGCACCTGCTGCACCACGCCGGCCGCGCGGGCACGCTCGACCACCGCGTCTCGGTCGGCTTCGAACTCTGCGGCATCAAGATGGCAATGCGTATCGATCCAGCGCATATCCGGATGATGCCCTGAGCATGCACGGACGCTCTCGGCGTGATACGGTGTGCATGTCGCCGGTGCGATCCTGTGCACGGCGTAGGTGTTCGGATTTCAGCAGTTCCCCGTGAACGCCCCCGCAGGAGGTGGCAGGCATGAGAAAGGCTCCGCTTTACAGCCGCTCGCCGCGACAACCGTCGCCGCCTGCGCCCGCCGCTGCGCCGCGGCTCACCCCCGAAGACGCTGCACCGGCCGCCCCCACGGCCGCCGCGGTGCCGGCCAAGCGAAGGTCACCGTGGCGTGAACGAGCGGCCTGGGCCACGGTGGGCCTGCTGCTCGTGACGCTCGGTGCCGTCGGCCAGCGGGCCTTTGCGCCGGGTAGCCAGGTGCTCACGCAGAAAGACATCGACGCCTCGGTGCGCCGCTCGCTCGAGAAGGACCCCCTGCCCTCGGCCTACGCCAAGGCCCATGCCGCCATCGCCCCGTCGGTGGTGCGGGTGGAGGGTGACGATGGCCCGGACGACGCCCCCGCGCAGCCGCAGTCCACCCCCAAGACCGCGAAGAAGAAGCCCGGCACCGAAGGCGGCGGCCCGCCCCTGCCCAACCATGCCACCGGCACCGGCGTGGTCATCGTCGACAACGGCACCATCCTCACCAACCTGCACGTGGTGGCCGGCTCCAAGCGGCTCAAGGTGACCTTCGCCGACGGCAGCGAATCGGAGGCCACGCTCGTCGGCGCTCAGCCCGAGCACGACCTCGCCGTGCTGCGCGCCCGCAGCATCCCAGACGACCTGGTCGCCGCCACCATGCGGTCCACCGCCGATCTGCAACCGGGTGACGAGGTCATCGCGGTGGGCTTTCCCTTCGGCATCGGGCCTTCGGTGTCGGGCGGCGTGGTGTCGGGGCTCAAGCGCGAGTTCCGCTCGCCACAGGGCCAGCGCAAGCTGACCAACCTGATCCAGTTCGATGCCGCCGCCAACCCCGGCAACTCGGGCGGGCCGCTGGTCACGATGGACGGCAGCGTGGTGGGCATCGTCACCGCCATCCTCAACCCGTCGGAGCAGCGCACCTTCATCGGCATCGGATTTGCAGTGCCCATCGAAAACGCAGCCGCGGCTGCTGGAATGCCACCTTTCTGAGGAACGCCCAACATGACTGAACACGCGAAGACAGCGACGCTCATGGAGCAGATCCTCTACGAGGTGAAGCGCGTCGTCGTCGGCCAGGATCGTTTTCTCGAGCGCGTGATGGTGGCGATGTTGGCGCAAGGGCACCTGCTGGTCGAGGGTGTGCCGGGGCTCGCCAAGACGCTCACCGTGAAGACGCTGGCCACCGCCCTGCGCGGCAGCTTCAAGCGCATCCAGTTCACGCCCGACCTCGTGCCCGCCGACCTGGTGGGCACGCGCATCTACAACCAGAAGAGCGGCGACTTCAGCACCTCGCTCGGCCCGGTGTTCGCCAACCTGCTGCTCGCCGACGAGATCAACCGTGCGCCGGCCAAGGTGCAGAGCGCGCTGCTCGAAGTCATGCAGGAGCGGCAGGTCACCATCGCCGGCGAGACGCACAAGGTGCCCTCGCCCTTCCTCGTGATGGCAACTCAGAACCCGATCGAGACAGAAGGCACCTACCCCTTGCCGGAAGCCCAGGTCGACCGGTTCATGATGAAGGTGGTGGTCGACTACCCGACCGAGGAAGAAGAGTTCGTGATCGTCGAGCGCGTCACGGGCGACCCGGTCACCATCAACCCGATCGCCAGCACCAGCCAGCTGGCCGAGCTGCAGCACGAGTGCCGCAAGGTCTACGTCGACCCTTCGCTCACGCAATACGCCGTCAAGATCGTCGGCGCCACCCGCACGCCGGCACGGCATGGGCTGCAGGACCTGGCCAAGTACATCAGCTTCGGCGCCAGCCCGCGCGCCACCATCGGCCTGATCGAAGGCGCCCGCGCCATGGCCATGCTGCGCGGCCGCAGCTACGCGCTGCCCGAAGACGTGTCCGACCTGGTGGGCGACGTGCTGCGCCACCGCCTGGTGTTGAGCTACGAGGCACTGGCCGACGGCATGAGCGCCGACCAGCTCATCCAGCGCATCACCGCCAAGCTGCCCAAACCCGACAAGCCCATGGCCCATGGACGCCCCGACGCCAGCAACGCCTGACGCCATCCTGCGGCGCCTCGAGTGGACGGTGATCCGCCGTCTCGATGGTGTGCTGCAGGGCGATTACCGCACGCTCTTCCGCGGCGCGGGGCTCGACCTGGCCGACTTGCGCGAGTACCAGCACCACGACGACGTGCGCCACATCGACTGGAACGTGACTGCGCGCCTGCAGCA
This genomic interval carries:
- a CDS encoding TatD family hydrolase, with protein sequence MRWIDTHCHLDAAEFEADRDAVVERARAAGVVQQVLPAVAVSNFDTVRRLAHRHGLAYALGIHPLCVNDAAESDLAALRDALHQHRDDPRLVAVGEIGLDHFVPGLDQAKAQHFYGEQLKLAHAAGLPVLLHVRRSADALLKHLRRIPVRGIAHAFNGSDQQAQVFIELGFKLGFGGAMTFDRALQIRRLAAQVPEGSIVLETDAPDIPPHWLYKTAAARNAGETSRNEPAQLPRIAQSLAELRGWTLAQAADITWRNAEAALPRLAALGALAD
- a CDS encoding MoxR family ATPase produces the protein MTEHAKTATLMEQILYEVKRVVVGQDRFLERVMVAMLAQGHLLVEGVPGLAKTLTVKTLATALRGSFKRIQFTPDLVPADLVGTRIYNQKSGDFSTSLGPVFANLLLADEINRAPAKVQSALLEVMQERQVTIAGETHKVPSPFLVMATQNPIETEGTYPLPEAQVDRFMMKVVVDYPTEEEEFVIVERVTGDPVTINPIASTSQLAELQHECRKVYVDPSLTQYAVKIVGATRTPARHGLQDLAKYISFGASPRATIGLIEGARAMAMLRGRSYALPEDVSDLVGDVLRHRLVLSYEALADGMSADQLIQRITAKLPKPDKPMAHGRPDASNA
- a CDS encoding S1C family serine protease, producing the protein MRKAPLYSRSPRQPSPPAPAAAPRLTPEDAAPAAPTAAAVPAKRRSPWRERAAWATVGLLLVTLGAVGQRAFAPGSQVLTQKDIDASVRRSLEKDPLPSAYAKAHAAIAPSVVRVEGDDGPDDAPAQPQSTPKTAKKKPGTEGGGPPLPNHATGTGVVIVDNGTILTNLHVVAGSKRLKVTFADGSESEATLVGAQPEHDLAVLRARSIPDDLVAATMRSTADLQPGDEVIAVGFPFGIGPSVSGGVVSGLKREFRSPQGQRKLTNLIQFDAAANPGNSGGPLVTMDGSVVGIVTAILNPSEQRTFIGIGFAVPIENAAAAAGMPPF